The window CATTACATCAAATATCAGTTATTAAAACCCTATTAAATTAACCGAAAAAATAAAAAAACCTCCTATCTAATTTATTTATTATACAATGGAAAATGGTATACTTAGACAATGTAATTACAAAAAGATTAAAAAAACATTAAAAAGAGATGTGTAAAAAATGATTGAATTAACTAATTTAACCATTGCTACAAACGAAGCACTGATTATTGATGCAACTATTAATTTAAAGATTCACAACATATATGGTTTAAGCGCTCCAAATGGAAGTGGAAAATCAACCTTGATGAGAGTCCTTTCTGGGCTATTAAATCAGCATTCTGGCACAGTAACCTTTTACAACGAACAAGAAAAAAAACTAAGTAACGTTCAAATAAAAAAAGATTTATTTTATTTTGAAACTAGCAATTGGCTCGATGGAAATTTAACAGGCTTAGATTATTTAAAGCTAATCAATGCTCTCTGGGAGGGAGAAAAAGACTCCATCAATCAAGTGATTCATTTCTGGGGAATGGAACATTATATAACGAAACCGATAAAAAAATACTCCTTAGGAATGAAACAAAAAGTCTTACTAAGCCTCTATACAGTCAGTAATACTCGTTATTGGATTTTAGATGAACCCACCTTAGCTTTAGATAAAGCTAGCGTCACATTGTTAACACGTTACATTGATGATGCACGAAATAGCGGTAAGATGGTGCTATTTTCATCTCATGCAGGAGATGAACTATTTAGTAGTTGTGATACTTTATTAGCTATTGAAGATAGAAAATTAATCTTAACTGGAGGGAACTAAATTTGACTAATTATTGGTTGTTTTTATTGAAACTCACTACACGAAAAAAATTAAATTTTATTCCAGTTGCTATTCTTATTCTTTCAACCTTATTTTTAGTAACGATGAATACAAGGGCTTCCACTAATGCTGGATTTAAAAATGACATAACTTCCTATAATAAGCTCCTTGAAGAACTTATTGATAAATATGAAAGTTATGATAAAATTTCAACAGATAAAATCTATCTGGAACAGATTGCTATAGAGAAAAAACGATTAGCAACCATTATTACGCTAAATAAAAAATCGATTGAATTGGCAGAAAAAAATGATTGGAAAGCTGCTTTAACACTACAATTAAAAGTAATTGATGAGATGGATATTAAAAAAATAGAAGATAAAGATCAATATGTACCAGTTGGATATCCAAAATTTGTGTTTGGGAAAAAAGCAACCTATCAGTATCTAATCAAAAACAATCTAAAACCAAATATATTAACTATCGAAAATCAAGGTTTTCCCTATCTTTTTCGAGCAATAGATGTTTTATTTCCTGTCCTCGTGGTATTATGCATCATCACTCTTTTAACCAATTTATTTACCGAGAATTTTAAACAAGGAATGAACCTTGATAATCTATTTCCTCTAAAAAAGCAACGCCTATTAGCAAGTAAACTAACTTTCGGTGTTCTAGTAGCAAGTATAGTTTATGCCATAACTTTACTCATTTCCTTTGCTTCTGCCACCCTAATAAGTGGCTCCAATTCACCAAGTTATCCTGCTGTTTTAAATACACCCAGCTATACAGATATCCGACCAATTGGTGCTTTAATGCTTGAAGGCTTATTTCTGCAATTTTTATGTATCATCTTTTTAGTGCTATTTGTCTACATTATTGCCCAATTGACTAAAAATAAAGTCGCAACCTTATTTATAAGCATCTTTATCTTGTGTGGCTTAACATTGACTCTCGCTAAAATACAACCTCTAGCTTCTATATTGCATGGAATTCCCATCACTTATTTTAATACAATCGCTGTATTATTACGGGATATTTCCTTTGAAACTGGAAATGCAAATGTGACCTTAATCTCTGGAACTATCACATTAACGGTCTCTATCTTAATTGAGTTAGCTATTGTGACTTTGTTAAATTATAAACGTAGTAACTATAAAGAGAATAAACTAGCCTATTAAAATAACATTCATTGGGGGACTACAATTTGACTAAATATTGGTTATTTTTATATAAAACTACTATCCGCAATAAATTTAATTTTATCCCTATTGCCATTCTTATCCTTTTAACAATCGCTTTACTATGGCTGAATGCAACGCTAACTGCTAGCAATGGCTTTATCCCTATGATACGTATGCAAAATGCCGACAATAAAAATTCATTTAGTGACAATAAAGAAGTAAATCTGATGATACAAGAACAAATCGCTAGTAACGAGCGAGTGATTGAATTAGCCGAAAAAAATGATTGGAAAGCCGCTTTAACCTTACAACTAAAAGTACTTGAGGAGACAGATATCAAACTAGTTGAAAATGAAAGCCAACCTGTGCCAATTGAGTTAAAAAAAAGTATTCTAGGAAAAAAAGCAATCTATCAATATTTAGTAAAAAACAATCTAAAACTAGATACGTTAGAAAGGGAAACTCAAGGATTTCCCTTTGTCTTCAGAGTTATCGCTAGTCTCTTTCCGTCCGTTGTCATCCTATGTATCATTGCACTTCTAACTAATTTATTTACAGAAAATTTTAAACAAGGGATTAACTTAGATGATCTATTTCCTCTAAAAAAGCAATATCTACTGACAAGTAAACTAGGTTTTGGGATTTTAGCAGCCAGCACAGTTTATGCAATAATCTTACTGATTTCCTTTGTTTCTGCCACAATTATAAATGGATCCAATTCACTGAATTATCCCGCTCTCTTAAACACTCCTAGCTTCATTGATATCCGACCAATCGGTTCTTTAATAGCTGAAGCTCTATTCCTACAATTTTTATGTATCATCTTTTTAGTTTTATTTGTTTATATCCTTGCACAATTAACGAAAAATAAAGTCGCAACCTTATTTATCAGCGTATTTATTATCTGCGGCTTAGTATTAACCGTAACGAAAGTGCAACCTTTAGCCTTTATAGCTCATAGAATCCCATTTGTTTATTTTAATACAATTGATATCTTGCTACAGAATTCTTCCTATATAACAAATAATCCAAAGGTCACATGGATTACTGGAATTACTACATTATTGATTTCTATTTTAGCTGAATTAATTATTGTTATTTTATTAAATTATAAACCCAGAAACAAGAAGATTCCTTTATTTGAAAGATAACTCAATAAAAAAATAATTGCTTTTTTCAACCTTTATACAAACTCAGAGCGTGAAACAAAATTGATTTTTTGTCTCACGCTCTCCTTACATGCTTTGTTATTTCACAGCTTTTCTAACGCTATCTGCTACAATATCTGATACGCCTGGTGTAAACACATCTGGCATAATATAATCAACATTTAATTGTTCATCTGTTACGACACTAGCAATTCCTTGTGCTGCGGCAATCTGCATTTCCACTGTAATATCATTCGCACGTGCATCTAACGCACCACGGAAAATCCCTGGGAAAGCCAAAACATTATTGATTTGGTTAGGGAAATCACTACGCCCTGTTCCAACAATATAAGCACCACCGGCTTTGGCTTCATCTGGGAAGATTTCTGGTGTTGGATTTGCCATTGCGAAGATCATTGGTTTGTCGTTCATATGCTGAATCCACTCTTTTTTCAAGACTCCTGGAGCTGAAACGCCTACAAAGACATCCGCTCCTTTTAGCGCATCTTCCAGTGTTCCAGTTCGGTGTTCTAGATTCGTTACTTTAGCAATCGCTGCATGATGCGCAGGAAGATTAGGATCTGTTTCTGAGATAATCCCCGTTTTATCAACAATCGTTACATGTTTCACGCCTGCTGCTAGGAACATTTTGCTAATCGCTGTTCCTGCCGCACCGCCACCGTTTACTACTGCTTGAATTTCATCTATTTTTTTGCCTGTCAAACGCAAGCCATTGTACAATGCTGCTAATACAATAATCGCTGTTCCATGTTGATCGTCATGAAATACAGGAATATCTAACATTTTCTTTAATCGTTCCTCAATTTCAAAACAGCGTGGAGCACTGATATCTTCCAGATTAATCCCACCAAATGAAGGGGCAATCGCAGCAATATGAGAAATAATTTCTTCTACATCTTGAGTAGCCAACGAAATCGGCACCGCATTAACATTAGCAAATCGTTTGAATAACGCTGCTTTTCCTTCCATTACTGGGATTGCTGCTTCTGGTCCAATATTCCCTAAGCCTAAAACTGCCGAACCATCCGTCACTACCGCTACCATATTGCGTTTAGTTGTATAATCATACACTTTTTCTGGATTCTCAGCGATTGCTGTACAAACTGCTGCTACTCCTGGTGTATAAGCAATACTCAAATCTTCCATCGTTTCAATTGGAACCGTTGGGATTATCTCTAATTTTCCGCCTTTTTCCTTGCTGATTGCTAGCGCTTTTGCTTTTACATCTGTCATCTGATCCATTCTCCCTCTCTACGTATCTTTATTTATAAAATCTTACCTTAATCCTACTAAATTATCTACTATTTAGAATAAAAAACGCATTAATGCTGTCATAGAAATTACTGTAATTGCACCACCTAAACGCGTTGCTACTTGGGCAAATGGCATTAAGTTCATTCGATTTGATGCAGATAGAATTGCTACGTCGCCAGTTCCACCCATCCCACTTTGACATGCTGTAATAATCGCGGCTTCAATTGGATACATATTCATTTTTCCACCAACAAAATAACCAGTTAAAACGACTGTTAATACAACAGAGATTACTACTACAAAATATTGCCAAGATAGCATTCCAACAACATCTTTCAACGGGATATATAACATTCCTAAACCAACCATTAATGGGAAGGTAAAGTTTGCAGAAATAAATTTGTACAATTGTTTTGACCCTTTTTCGATATCACCTGGTAATACACTCAAGTATTTCAATAAAGCAGCTACTAGAATCATTAAGACTGGGCCAGGAAAACCGGTAAATTTTTGTAAAAGTCCGCCAGTAATAAATAACGTACAAGCAACCAATACACCTGCGCCCATTAATTTGACATCTAAAGGACTTGTGTCTTCCTTCATAGCATCTGCCATATCATCGCCGTCTTTGAATTTTACAAGTTGTCCCTGCCCACATTTGTCTGGGCGTTTTTCACCTAAGCGATTCAAGATTCCTGAACTAATAATAGCAAAGAAATTCCCAATAATAGTGGCTGGAATTAATTGTCCGACTAATTGCTCACTTGGAATTCCTGTAATGGCGCTATATCCTAACGATAGTGGTAAGATTCCCTCACCAATTCCTCCAGAAATAATTGGCGTCACAATATAAAACAATGTATGCTCAAAACCTAAGCCTAACAACGTTCCAATCGTAGTTCCAACAACTAAAGCTAGAATCATTCCACATGCCATTGGAATAATCATCCGCATCAAACCTTGAACTAATATTTTGCGATGCATTCCTAAAATACTACCACACACTAGACAAGCAATATAAAAATATAAAAAATTTGCTTGCTTCATTAACATATCCGTTGCTGCTAATGTATTGGCATTAAAAAAATTAAAGAATACCAAGATTGACGGAATCATTAAAGAAAAAATTGCTGATCCACCAAAGTTTTTTAATCCTGGAATACTTCCGCCAATTCCACCTAAAAACCAACCTAAACTTAAAATAATAGCAAATCCACCTAACATATTGACTGGTAATTCTTCAAAATAAGCTGATAACATAATCACGATGGCCATTGCCAGATAAGCTGGTAATGGAATAGCACCAACTTTTACTTTTTTAAACTTCTCAAAAAAGTTTAACGATTTCACGTCTTCCATTTCGTTTGTAACACGCATGCTTCTTCCTCCTTTTATATAAAGCGCTTTCTTTCACGCTTTTAGTATAACTAGGAATCGAAACTTAAAATAGATTATTTAACTAATTTAAGTGTTGTTTAATTACTTTAAGCTCATTTCTAGTAACCTTCCATGCTATACTATATTAGAAGAAATTTCTTCATTTTTTACATAAAGGAGCTAAATTAGCGATGAAAAGAATGAAAAAAGGACAACGTTTGTGGATGAAACTAACCTTAATGGTACTTCTAACCGTATTCGTGACTTTATTTGCCCTCTATTTCCTATTAAATCAGCAAATTGCCAAATCGGTTCGTAAAGATGAAGAAGTCCATTTGCTAAAAATCGCCCGCACGATTGCTAAATATCCATTGGTCCATGAAGCGCTAATAGAGAATAAAACATCTGCAGAACTTCAAAATTACGCCAATGAAATGCAGGAGAATTATGATTTAGATTTTGTTGTTGTAATGACAATGGACCATCTTCGTTTAACGCATCCAGATGCTAAAAAAATTAATCAACATTTTCAAGGTGGTGACGAAGAGCTGGCCATTCATGGTAAGGAATCAACTTCCACTGCCAAAGGAACATTAGGTGAGTCCCTACGTGGCTTTGTCCCTGTTTTTGATGATAATGGTCGAGAAATTGGAGTTATCGCTCTAGGGATTAAAACAACTACAATCAAATTGCTTTCAAAAGAAACAATGAAACCGTTCACTTTAAGTTTAATGCTAGCCTTTTCCTTTGGCTTAGCTGCTGCGATGTTTACAGCTTACACGCTGAAAAAGCAAATGTATGATTTAGAACCTCAAGAAATCGCTCGTTTATTGGAAGAACGTAACGCTATGCTAGACTATACAAAAGACGCCATTATTGTAACCGACAAGGAAAATAAAATTATTCTCTCTAACTTTGAGGCGAAACGAATCTTTAATTTGATTTCAGAAGAAA is drawn from Carnobacterium gallinarum DSM 4847 and contains these coding sequences:
- a CDS encoding ABC transporter ATP-binding protein, whose product is MIELTNLTIATNEALIIDATINLKIHNIYGLSAPNGSGKSTLMRVLSGLLNQHSGTVTFYNEQEKKLSNVQIKKDLFYFETSNWLDGNLTGLDYLKLINALWEGEKDSINQVIHFWGMEHYITKPIKKYSLGMKQKVLLSLYTVSNTRYWILDEPTLALDKASVTLLTRYIDDARNSGKMVLFSSHAGDELFSSCDTLLAIEDRKLILTGGN
- a CDS encoding ABC transporter permease codes for the protein MTNYWLFLLKLTTRKKLNFIPVAILILSTLFLVTMNTRASTNAGFKNDITSYNKLLEELIDKYESYDKISTDKIYLEQIAIEKKRLATIITLNKKSIELAEKNDWKAALTLQLKVIDEMDIKKIEDKDQYVPVGYPKFVFGKKATYQYLIKNNLKPNILTIENQGFPYLFRAIDVLFPVLVVLCIITLLTNLFTENFKQGMNLDNLFPLKKQRLLASKLTFGVLVASIVYAITLLISFASATLISGSNSPSYPAVLNTPSYTDIRPIGALMLEGLFLQFLCIIFLVLFVYIIAQLTKNKVATLFISIFILCGLTLTLAKIQPLASILHGIPITYFNTIAVLLRDISFETGNANVTLISGTITLTVSILIELAIVTLLNYKRSNYKENKLAY
- a CDS encoding NAD(P)-dependent malic enzyme codes for the protein MTDVKAKALAISKEKGGKLEIIPTVPIETMEDLSIAYTPGVAAVCTAIAENPEKVYDYTTKRNMVAVVTDGSAVLGLGNIGPEAAIPVMEGKAALFKRFANVNAVPISLATQDVEEIISHIAAIAPSFGGINLEDISAPRCFEIEERLKKMLDIPVFHDDQHGTAIIVLAALYNGLRLTGKKIDEIQAVVNGGGAAGTAISKMFLAAGVKHVTIVDKTGIISETDPNLPAHHAAIAKVTNLEHRTGTLEDALKGADVFVGVSAPGVLKKEWIQHMNDKPMIFAMANPTPEIFPDEAKAGGAYIVGTGRSDFPNQINNVLAFPGIFRGALDARANDITVEMQIAAAQGIASVVTDEQLNVDYIMPDVFTPGVSDIVADSVRKAVK
- a CDS encoding 2-hydroxycarboxylate transporter family protein, encoding MEDVKSLNFFEKFKKVKVGAIPLPAYLAMAIVIMLSAYFEELPVNMLGGFAIILSLGWFLGGIGGSIPGLKNFGGSAIFSLMIPSILVFFNFFNANTLAATDMLMKQANFLYFYIACLVCGSILGMHRKILVQGLMRMIIPMACGMILALVVGTTIGTLLGLGFEHTLFYIVTPIISGGIGEGILPLSLGYSAITGIPSEQLVGQLIPATIIGNFFAIISSGILNRLGEKRPDKCGQGQLVKFKDGDDMADAMKEDTSPLDVKLMGAGVLVACTLFITGGLLQKFTGFPGPVLMILVAALLKYLSVLPGDIEKGSKQLYKFISANFTFPLMVGLGMLYIPLKDVVGMLSWQYFVVVISVVLTVVLTGYFVGGKMNMYPIEAAIITACQSGMGGTGDVAILSASNRMNLMPFAQVATRLGGAITVISMTALMRFLF